The following are encoded in a window of Planctomycetaceae bacterium genomic DNA:
- a CDS encoding class I mannose-6-phosphate isomerase translates to MNLYPLKFEPIYKELIWGGHKLVNILEKDFPQDKKIGESWELVDLPNDKSHISNGEFAGLTISEVLQKYPQQILGRPYTPPFGLLIKFIDAADFLSVQVHPDNEAVKKLGSGSLKTECWYIINAEKDACIYKGLKKGTTRQQFEKSIKDGSCAELLNKIPVTPGECHFLPAGTVHAIGAGLLVAEIQTPSDTTYRVFDWNRLQNGKPRQLHIEQALESIHFGQNADELSVKSSGRLVDCEYFKVDKITARANLSNSVPRGMKVLMIIAGKGKITSANTEFVDFSKGETILLPAEFEGKITFAENTEYLQTTI, encoded by the coding sequence ATGAATCTGTATCCATTGAAATTCGAACCAATTTATAAAGAACTCATCTGGGGCGGCCATAAACTGGTGAATATACTCGAAAAAGATTTTCCACAAGATAAAAAAATCGGAGAAAGCTGGGAGCTTGTTGATTTGCCGAATGATAAATCGCATATTTCCAATGGCGAATTTGCCGGCCTGACAATTTCCGAAGTTCTGCAAAAATATCCGCAGCAAATCCTCGGCAGACCATACACACCGCCGTTTGGTCTGCTGATTAAGTTTATCGATGCTGCTGATTTTTTAAGCGTTCAGGTTCATCCTGACAACGAAGCGGTAAAAAAACTCGGCTCCGGCAGTCTGAAAACAGAATGTTGGTATATTATCAATGCTGAAAAAGACGCGTGCATTTACAAAGGCCTGAAAAAAGGTACAACAAGACAGCAATTTGAAAAATCAATAAAAGATGGCTCGTGCGCCGAGCTTCTTAACAAAATTCCCGTAACCCCCGGCGAGTGTCATTTCCTGCCTGCCGGAACCGTCCACGCGATTGGTGCAGGTCTGCTTGTTGCCGAGATTCAAACGCCATCTGACACAACATACAGAGTTTTCGATTGGAACAGACTGCAAAACGGCAAACCGCGACAACTGCACATCGAGCAGGCACTCGAAAGCATTCACTTCGGACAAAATGCGGATGAGCTTTCCGTAAAATCATCGGGCAGACTTGTCGATTGCGAATATTTCAAAGTCGATAAAATCACCGCAAGAGCAAATTTATCAAACAGTGTTCCCCGTGGAATGAAAGTGCTTATGATAATCGCAGGTAAGGGCAAAATCACTTCCGCCAATACAGAGTTTGTTGACTTTTCAAAAGGCGAAACTATTTTGCTGCCCGCCGAATTTGAAGGCAAAATCACTTTCGCAGAGAATACCGAGTATTTGCAGACAACAATTTGA
- the zupT gene encoding zinc transporter ZupT — translation MFTQNVIFAFGLTLFAGLATGIGSDMALVAKKTSTRFLATSMGFSAGVMVYVSLIEIFNKAKIGLIAELGEAKGYWFTAAAFFAGIFIIAAIDKLIPGIDNPHEIKDIESIGDVKAAKNFKGLYRTGLFMALAIGIHNFPEGLATFTAALKNTRLGIPIAIAIAIHNIPEGIAVSVPVFYATGSRKKAFWLSFLSGMAEPVGALIGYIILANFMSNILNNIIFASVGGIMVFISIDQLLPAAEKYGKHHYAIYGFVAGMIVMAVSLLMFV, via the coding sequence ATGTTTACACAGAACGTTATATTCGCGTTTGGTTTAACTCTTTTTGCGGGTCTTGCCACCGGTATCGGAAGTGATATGGCGCTTGTGGCAAAAAAAACAAGCACGCGATTCCTCGCCACATCAATGGGTTTTTCCGCAGGCGTGATGGTTTATGTTTCTCTTATCGAAATTTTCAACAAAGCAAAAATCGGATTGATCGCCGAACTGGGCGAAGCGAAAGGCTATTGGTTCACAGCGGCGGCTTTTTTCGCAGGCATCTTTATTATAGCGGCAATTGATAAACTAATCCCCGGCATTGACAACCCGCACGAAATAAAAGACATTGAAAGTATCGGCGATGTAAAAGCGGCAAAAAATTTCAAAGGCCTTTATCGTACCGGATTATTTATGGCTCTTGCAATCGGCATACACAATTTTCCGGAGGGACTGGCGACCTTCACCGCGGCATTAAAAAATACTCGTCTGGGTATTCCTATTGCAATCGCAATCGCGATTCACAACATCCCCGAAGGTATCGCCGTTTCTGTGCCTGTCTTTTACGCGACAGGAAGCAGAAAGAAAGCGTTTTGGCTCTCTTTCCTTTCAGGTATGGCCGAGCCTGTCGGGGCATTGATAGGATATATTATCCTTGCCAATTTTATGAGCAATATACTAAATAATATAATTTTCGCGTCTGTCGGCGGAATTATGGTTTTCATTTCAATCGACCAATTGCTGCCGGCGGCGGAAAAATACGGCAAACATCATTACGCCATTTACGGATTTGTCGCAGGTATGATTGTAATGGCGGTAAGTTTATTAATGTTTGTATAA
- a CDS encoding N-acetylmuramoyl-L-alanine amidase: MKRIVSLILLTFVSLTLTGCQQQAAKTSGKLADEKLINAYYLAGKLYMNVTSTDEEKISFADSFNKVVLDFRNDQVVVNGKAIGPVGKTKKADGMTLVRMSLLNEIKTKLNKPVEKPVVVAPTQPKVITLPEPPKPKKVTGKTIVIDPGHGGQDPGAKSVQGFYEKTVNLDVALQIADMLRETGHRVIMTRDSDAFLELEERAGVANRAKADVFISIHSDSAARKSANGFSVYIARSASGAAEELAESIDDRMTRTSISSNGVKKADYRVLVQTQCPAVLIELGYLSNYWEAKQLKNAAMQKKLAQAIADGITNYLNK, from the coding sequence ATGAAAAGGATTGTATCACTAATTTTACTAACATTTGTTTCGTTGACGCTTACCGGCTGTCAGCAGCAGGCCGCAAAAACATCCGGCAAACTCGCCGATGAAAAACTAATAAATGCTTACTACCTCGCGGGCAAGCTCTATATGAACGTTACGTCCACAGACGAGGAAAAAATCAGTTTCGCCGATTCGTTTAACAAGGTCGTGCTTGATTTCAGAAATGATCAGGTCGTTGTAAACGGAAAAGCAATCGGTCCGGTCGGCAAAACTAAAAAAGCCGATGGAATGACTCTTGTGCGTATGTCGCTGCTGAACGAAATTAAGACCAAACTCAACAAGCCAGTTGAAAAACCTGTTGTAGTTGCGCCGACACAGCCGAAAGTTATTACGTTGCCGGAACCTCCAAAGCCGAAGAAAGTTACCGGCAAGACTATCGTTATCGACCCCGGCCACGGCGGTCAGGACCCAGGCGCCAAGAGCGTTCAAGGCTTTTATGAAAAAACGGTAAATCTCGACGTCGCTCTTCAGATTGCCGATATGCTGCGTGAAACAGGACACCGCGTCATAATGACCCGCGACAGCGATGCGTTTCTCGAACTCGAGGAAAGAGCCGGCGTTGCCAATCGCGCCAAGGCAGACGTTTTCATCAGCATTCACTCCGACTCGGCTGCGAGAAAAAGCGCTAACGGCTTTTCCGTATATATCGCACGCAGCGCATCGGGCGCTGCCGAAGAACTGGCTGAATCGATTGACGACCGTATGACGCGAACAAGCATCAGCAGTAATGGCGTGAAAAAAGCCGACTATCGTGTGCTTGTGCAAACTCAATGCCCTGCCGTTTTGATTGAACTCGGTTATTTGTCGAACTATTGGGAAGCAAAGCAGCTTAAGAACGCAGCTATGCAGAAAAAACTCGCGCAGGCAATTGCTGATGGAATTACAAATTACCTGAACAAATAA
- the ruvB gene encoding Holliday junction branch migration DNA helicase RuvB, whose product MAIDRVLNSDSMNEQEENFNASLRPVNFTECIGQQSVKEKLGIAIEAAKKRGEPLEHILFYGPPGLGKTTLAHVIANEMGAKIKTTSGPALVKQGDVMGLLSNVNTGDILFIDEIHRLSTVVEEFIYPAMEDFRVDFTVDSGMHAKTINFPLKRFTLIGATTRAGLLSSPLRSRFGMLYHMDFYSVGELAEIIARSAKLLNLACQDGAVELIAARSRGTPRIANRLLKRVRDYAQVKGKGKLTTDIVTASLKMEQIDELGLDELDRSFLRALANIYNGGPAGIEAIAATLGEEKDTLEDVVEPYLLQIGFLRRTNRGREITEQACEHLRITLKNRKQQNDTELFES is encoded by the coding sequence ATGGCAATAGACAGAGTTTTAAATAGCGATTCTATGAACGAGCAGGAAGAGAACTTTAACGCTTCACTGCGGCCGGTAAATTTCACTGAATGTATCGGCCAGCAGAGCGTAAAGGAAAAACTCGGCATTGCCATCGAGGCTGCGAAAAAAAGAGGCGAACCGCTGGAACATATATTGTTTTACGGCCCGCCGGGACTTGGCAAGACAACACTTGCACACGTCATCGCCAACGAAATGGGAGCGAAGATAAAAACAACCTCCGGCCCGGCACTGGTAAAGCAAGGCGATGTGATGGGACTTTTGAGCAATGTAAATACCGGCGATATTTTGTTTATTGACGAGATACACAGACTAAGCACTGTCGTTGAGGAATTTATTTATCCGGCGATGGAAGATTTCCGCGTGGATTTTACCGTTGACAGCGGAATGCACGCAAAGACTATAAATTTCCCGCTGAAAAGATTTACACTTATCGGTGCAACGACACGCGCAGGCCTTTTAAGTTCACCGTTGCGCAGCAGATTCGGAATGCTGTATCACATGGATTTTTACAGCGTTGGTGAGCTTGCCGAAATAATTGCCCGCTCGGCAAAACTTTTAAATCTTGCCTGTCAGGACGGCGCGGTGGAACTCATCGCCGCACGAAGCAGAGGCACGCCTCGAATTGCGAATAGACTGCTCAAACGCGTCCGCGATTATGCGCAGGTAAAAGGCAAAGGCAAACTGACTACTGATATTGTTACCGCATCGCTGAAGATGGAACAAATCGACGAACTCGGCCTTGATGAATTAGACAGGTCGTTCCTGCGTGCGCTGGCAAATATCTATAACGGCGGCCCTGCTGGTATTGAAGCAATCGCCGCAACGCTCGGCGAGGAAAAGGACACGCTGGAAGACGTTGTCGAACCGTATCTGCTGCAAATCGGTTTTCTGCGCAGAACGAATCGCGGCAGAGAAATTACCGAACAGGCGTGCGAACATCTGCGTATTACGTTAAAAAATAGAAAACAACAGAATGACACAGAACTTTTTGAAAGTTAA
- a CDS encoding PLP-dependent aspartate aminotransferase family protein, with protein MKKKVNKKAGFSTTAVHAGEIRYNEYGSITTPIVQTSTFIFKNVDEIKQLAQGVKDRFEYGRYGNPTQVAAERKLAALENAEDAVLFSTGMSAITTTLFAILKSGDHIILTDDAYKRTLDFALKCLERFNIDCTVVKMGDYEAIKNAITPNTKIFFSESPTNPYLNIMDLDKLMKIFKDRGILVISDSTFATPYNQKPLEYGIDLVIHSATKYLGGHNDLLSGVVLGRKELTSSIREYLKITGGCIDPHSSYFLIRGLKTFELRMQRHNENGQRVAEFLEKHPKVKRAYYPGLKSHPQYNIAKKQMKGFGGVVTFEVKDDVKYVLDILSKLKIICIGPSLGGVESLITHPATVSYYKSTREERLALGIKDGLIRLAVGIENAEDIIEDLNQALA; from the coding sequence ATGAAGAAAAAAGTTAATAAAAAAGCAGGTTTTTCAACAACGGCTGTTCACGCCGGCGAGATACGATACAACGAATACGGCTCAATCACAACGCCTATTGTTCAGACATCGACATTTATTTTCAAGAACGTTGACGAGATAAAACAACTCGCACAGGGCGTAAAAGACAGATTCGAATACGGACGATACGGTAATCCCACACAGGTCGCAGCCGAGCGGAAGCTGGCGGCACTGGAAAACGCCGAGGATGCCGTTCTGTTCTCGACCGGTATGAGCGCGATTACAACTACGCTCTTTGCGATACTTAAATCCGGCGACCACATCATTCTCACTGACGACGCTTATAAACGCACACTTGATTTCGCGTTAAAATGCCTGGAAAGATTCAACATCGACTGCACCGTCGTAAAAATGGGCGATTATGAAGCGATAAAAAACGCGATAACGCCAAACACAAAAATATTCTTCTCCGAATCGCCTACGAATCCATACCTGAACATTATGGATTTAGACAAACTAATGAAAATTTTCAAAGACAGAGGAATTCTTGTAATTTCCGACAGCACTTTCGCAACGCCCTACAATCAAAAGCCGCTTGAATACGGCATTGATTTGGTAATCCACAGCGCGACAAAATATCTCGGCGGACACAACGACCTGCTTAGCGGCGTTGTACTCGGAAGAAAAGAACTGACCAGTTCTATTCGTGAATATCTGAAAATCACCGGCGGCTGCATCGACCCGCACTCATCGTATTTTCTTATCCGCGGCCTGAAAACATTCGAGCTGCGTATGCAAAGACATAACGAAAACGGCCAAAGAGTCGCAGAGTTTCTCGAAAAACATCCGAAAGTTAAACGCGCTTATTATCCCGGTCTGAAAAGTCATCCGCAGTACAATATTGCCAAAAAGCAGATGAAAGGTTTCGGCGGCGTTGTTACGTTCGAAGTAAAAGACGACGTCAAATACGTACTGGACATATTGAGCAAACTGAAAATTATCTGCATCGGGCCAAGTCTGGGCGGCGTAGAATCGTTAATTACGCACCCTGCCACAGTAAGTTATTACAAAAGCACCAGAGAAGAACGTTTGGCTCTGGGAATCAAAGACGGACTTATACGGCTTGCGGTCGGCATCGAAAACGCAGAAGATATTATTGAAGATTTAAATCAGGCGCTTGCATAA
- the ruvC gene encoding crossover junction endodeoxyribonuclease RuvC, with the protein MIILGIDPGLHICGYAVIDADRNNMKLLEAGICRTNTKLPIEKRLVQIAQDINSLLAKFRPEYISVEELYSHYAHPKTAILMGHARGVILEAACRNGTSIKSFAATRIKKSLTGNGRASKLQMQNSIKSLLGLAKVPEPADVADAIAAALCCANTI; encoded by the coding sequence ATGATTATTCTCGGCATTGACCCCGGCCTGCATATTTGCGGATATGCTGTTATCGACGCAGACAGGAACAATATGAAGCTGCTCGAGGCTGGTATTTGCCGAACAAATACAAAACTGCCTATAGAAAAAAGACTCGTGCAAATCGCGCAGGATATAAATTCGCTGCTGGCGAAGTTCCGGCCGGAATATATATCGGTCGAAGAGTTGTATTCGCACTATGCCCATCCGAAAACCGCAATCTTGATGGGACACGCAAGAGGTGTTATACTTGAGGCGGCGTGCAGGAACGGCACAAGCATCAAAAGTTTCGCGGCGACGAGAATAAAAAAGTCGCTGACAGGAAATGGAAGAGCATCGAAATTGCAGATGCAGAACAGCATTAAAAGTCTGCTGGGTCTGGCGAAAGTGCCCGAACCGGCGGATGTCGCCGACGCGATCGCAGCGGCGCTTTGCTGTGCGAATACGATTTGA
- the cysS gene encoding cysteine--tRNA ligase — MDIKLYNTLSKKIEIFKPLQEGRVGMYSCGPTVYSHPHIGNFRSFLVADLLKRFLEFKGFKVTHIMNITDVGHLVDDADEGADKLEEAAKKQKKNPLEIAQFYTDSFMQASKLLNIKSPDKHPKATEHIKEMIEMVQSLIDKGYAYVVGNNVYYDVTKFKNYGQLSGNTLEDVNAGARIEINQEKKNPQDFALWKHDPKHLQQWPSPWGNGFPGWHIECSAMSSKYLGAEFDIHTGGEDNIFPHHECEIAQSEAASGKKFVHYWLHTRFLMFDGEKMSKSKGNLYTIQELVEKGFKKNAIRYSLISSHYRQNYNFTFEGIKAAEQAIDKIQQCANRLAELKSTAKAGEVSQQIKDLSDNCLKDFDEALSDDLNISKALAVVFDFLREANKAQDANSAEASALLDTINKIDSVLGILEAAGKSEIPANIIELAEKRKAAKAAKDFKAADTVRAELTALGWTVADIPGGGYKLKKAGEN; from the coding sequence ATGGATATAAAACTTTACAATACATTATCAAAAAAAATAGAAATATTTAAACCTCTTCAGGAAGGCCGTGTCGGAATGTACAGTTGCGGGCCGACGGTTTATTCGCATCCGCATATTGGCAATTTCAGGAGCTTTCTCGTTGCTGACCTGCTCAAGCGATTCCTCGAGTTCAAAGGCTTTAAAGTTACGCACATTATGAACATTACCGACGTCGGCCATTTGGTTGACGACGCAGACGAAGGCGCAGATAAACTCGAAGAAGCCGCCAAAAAACAGAAGAAAAACCCGCTGGAAATCGCGCAGTTTTATACAGACTCATTCATGCAGGCAAGCAAACTGCTCAATATTAAATCGCCTGACAAACATCCAAAAGCAACAGAGCATATCAAAGAAATGATTGAGATGGTTCAATCGCTGATTGACAAGGGTTATGCTTATGTTGTCGGAAACAACGTTTATTACGATGTTACGAAGTTCAAAAACTACGGCCAACTCTCCGGCAACACGCTTGAAGATGTAAACGCCGGTGCAAGAATAGAAATAAATCAGGAAAAGAAAAATCCGCAGGATTTCGCATTGTGGAAACACGACCCGAAACATTTACAGCAGTGGCCGAGCCCCTGGGGCAATGGTTTCCCCGGCTGGCATATCGAGTGTTCGGCGATGAGTTCTAAATATCTCGGTGCCGAATTCGACATCCACACCGGCGGCGAAGACAACATTTTCCCGCATCACGAATGCGAAATTGCGCAGTCCGAAGCGGCGAGCGGTAAAAAATTCGTGCATTACTGGCTGCATACAAGATTCCTGATGTTCGATGGCGAAAAAATGTCGAAATCCAAAGGCAATCTCTACACGATTCAGGAGCTTGTCGAAAAAGGATTCAAAAAGAATGCGATTAGATATTCTCTTATCTCGTCGCATTACAGACAGAATTATAACTTTACGTTCGAAGGCATAAAAGCCGCCGAGCAGGCAATTGACAAGATTCAACAATGCGCAAATAGACTCGCCGAGTTGAAAAGCACCGCAAAAGCAGGCGAAGTCAGCCAACAGATAAAGGATTTGTCTGATAATTGCCTGAAAGATTTCGATGAAGCATTGTCTGATGATTTGAATATCTCCAAAGCATTGGCAGTTGTGTTTGATTTTCTTCGCGAAGCAAACAAGGCACAGGATGCAAATTCCGCCGAGGCTTCCGCCCTGCTGGACACCATAAACAAAATCGATTCGGTTCTTGGCATTCTCGAAGCGGCAGGCAAAAGTGAAATTCCAGCGAATATCATAGAGCTTGCGGAAAAACGCAAAGCCGCAAAAGCTGCAAAAGACTTCAAAGCCGCTGACACTGTCCGCGCCGAACTTACCGCTCTTGGCTGGACGGTCGCAGATATTCCCGGCGGTGGTTATAAACTCAAAAAAGCCGGAGAAAATTAA
- the ispF gene encoding 2-C-methyl-D-erythritol 2,4-cyclodiphosphate synthase yields MISDLNYEYRTGIGTDIHRLVEGRELKLGGVTVPFDRGLLAHSDGDVVLHALIDAVVGAAGMGDIGMLFPDSDPQFKNIDSKELTLKTRDYIASKNWEVVNIDIIVNAEEPKLGQYKMQMKRCIADLFGIDFVNVNVKAKTNEGLGEVGNGLAISAMANVLLRRRIKRTL; encoded by the coding sequence GTGATTAGTGATTTAAACTATGAATATCGAACAGGCATCGGCACCGACATTCACCGACTCGTCGAAGGAAGAGAACTAAAGCTCGGCGGAGTCACGGTCCCTTTTGACAGAGGGCTACTTGCGCATTCTGACGGCGATGTCGTGCTGCACGCGTTGATTGACGCTGTTGTCGGCGCAGCCGGTATGGGCGATATCGGAATGCTTTTCCCTGACAGCGACCCGCAGTTTAAAAATATCGACAGCAAGGAACTGACACTCAAAACGAGAGATTATATCGCTTCCAAAAATTGGGAAGTTGTAAATATCGATATTATCGTCAACGCTGAAGAGCCGAAACTCGGCCAATACAAAATGCAGATGAAAAGATGTATCGCGGATTTGTTCGGCATTGATTTTGTGAATGTAAACGTCAAAGCAAAAACAAACGAAGGCCTCGGCGAAGTCGGCAACGGCCTGGCAATTTCCGCGATGGCGAACGTACTTTTGAGAAGAAGAATAAAAAGAACATTATAG
- the hisB gene encoding imidazoleglycerol-phosphate dehydratase HisB, which produces MADRKAKISRKTNETDINLQINLDGQGKYDLNTGIGFLDHMLSHLSKHSKIDITLKAKGDLEVDQHHTVEDVAICLGEAFMQALGDKKGIARYGNSAVPMEDALANIALDLSGRPFCVYNVQYRTEKIGDFDVECVEELLRSFANHGKFNLHITVPHGTNSHHIAEAIFKGIGQALGQAVKIVGKDIPSTKGSL; this is translated from the coding sequence ATGGCTGACAGAAAAGCAAAAATTTCACGCAAGACAAACGAAACGGATATCAATCTTCAAATCAACCTTGATGGCCAAGGCAAATACGATTTAAACACAGGCATAGGCTTTCTCGACCACATGCTTTCGCACTTGAGCAAGCACAGCAAAATCGACATAACGCTCAAAGCCAAAGGCGACCTTGAAGTTGACCAGCACCACACAGTTGAGGATGTCGCGATTTGTCTGGGCGAAGCGTTTATGCAGGCACTCGGCGATAAAAAAGGCATCGCACGTTACGGCAACAGTGCTGTGCCGATGGAAGACGCCCTGGCGAACATCGCATTGGATTTGTCCGGCCGACCGTTTTGCGTTTACAACGTTCAATACAGAACTGAAAAAATCGGCGATTTCGACGTCGAGTGCGTTGAAGAATTGCTGCGAAGTTTCGCAAATCACGGCAAGTTTAATTTGCATATAACTGTTCCACATGGAACAAACAGCCATCATATTGCCGAGGCGATTTTTAAGGGAATCGGCCAAGCGCTCGGCCAGGCCGTTAAAATTGTTGGCAAAGATATTCCAAGCACAAAGGGTTCTCTGTGA
- the hisC gene encoding histidinol-phosphate transaminase: MSYFRENIEKMTGYEPGFQPADSEVVKLNTNENPYPPSPKVLEAIRDLLPPQLRKYPQPMGDTFRQAAAKLFGVEPENIICTNGGDDLLNMAIRAICDENRPVAYPTPTYSLYPELARIQNCPAIEIPFDSEFNLPPKLVSADAALTIVCNPNAPSGTFIKAQELRQLAQEIKGVLLIDEAYVDFAESNCLELAKNLENVIILRSLSKGYSLAGLRFGFGIANKNLIKGLMKVKDSYNVDALAIAAATAAIEDQKYHKETIAKVKKERKLLTEKLKQLGFEVPQSQTNFVFAKSVKMRAIDVYEKLKERNIYVRYWAYPDIKDKLRISVGTAEENKKLITALEEILSKE, from the coding sequence ATGAGTTATTTCCGTGAAAATATAGAAAAAATGACCGGCTACGAGCCCGGCTTTCAACCTGCCGACTCTGAAGTCGTCAAACTTAACACCAATGAAAATCCGTATCCTCCGAGTCCGAAAGTACTTGAGGCAATCCGGGATCTTTTGCCGCCGCAGTTGCGAAAGTATCCGCAGCCGATGGGCGATACGTTCAGGCAGGCAGCCGCGAAACTTTTCGGCGTTGAACCTGAAAATATTATCTGCACAAACGGCGGCGACGACTTATTAAATATGGCAATCCGCGCAATTTGCGATGAGAACCGTCCGGTGGCATACCCAACTCCGACATATTCGCTGTATCCGGAACTGGCAAGAATACAAAACTGCCCTGCTATCGAAATTCCGTTCGACAGTGAGTTTAATCTTCCGCCGAAATTAGTTTCCGCAGACGCAGCACTTACTATTGTTTGCAATCCAAACGCGCCGAGCGGAACATTTATTAAAGCGCAGGAATTGCGACAGCTCGCGCAGGAAATTAAAGGCGTGCTTCTGATAGACGAGGCGTATGTCGATTTTGCCGAAAGCAATTGCCTGGAACTTGCAAAAAATCTGGAAAACGTAATTATTCTTCGTTCATTAAGCAAGGGCTATTCGCTGGCAGGTTTGAGATTCGGTTTCGGCATCGCGAATAAGAACCTGATTAAAGGTTTGATGAAAGTAAAGGATTCGTACAACGTCGATGCTTTGGCGATTGCGGCCGCGACGGCAGCTATTGAAGACCAGAAATATCACAAGGAAACCATCGCGAAAGTCAAAAAAGAACGCAAGTTACTGACCGAAAAGCTCAAACAGCTTGGTTTTGAAGTGCCGCAAAGCCAGACGAATTTTGTTTTCGCAAAATCTGTCAAAATGCGTGCGATAGATGTTTACGAAAAATTAAAAGAGCGCAATATATACGTCCGCTACTGGGCGTATCCCGATATAAAAGACAAATTGAGAATTTCAGTCGGAACGGCTGAAGAAAACAAAAAACTAATAACAGCATTAGAGGAAATTCTTTCAAAGGAATGA
- the accD gene encoding acetyl-CoA carboxylase, carboxyltransferase subunit beta — protein sequence MAKKPQSQWDGFSLKPRKEMPAGLWIKCPGCSKMLFKKAVTENQDICPECNYHFRVGAKDRIAYLADEGTFEEFLANMVTADPLNFTFRGTTYKERAKASEKVAAGKEAMLVGKAFIKGRPIMMAVMDFNYLGGSMGAVVGEKLCSAIEKAIEDKLPLLVVSATGGARMHEGVVSLAQMAKTSAALAKLDDNGGLFISLLTDPTTGGVTASYAMLGDIIIAEPGALIGFAGPRTIYETIKVELPEGFQRAEFLLEHGFVDMIVHRKDLRNEIARLIDYCCKK from the coding sequence ATGGCGAAAAAACCACAATCACAATGGGATGGCTTTAGTTTAAAGCCGCGTAAGGAAATGCCGGCAGGCCTTTGGATTAAGTGTCCGGGCTGCTCGAAAATGCTTTTCAAAAAAGCAGTTACAGAAAATCAGGACATTTGTCCCGAGTGTAATTATCATTTCCGCGTTGGCGCAAAGGACCGCATTGCGTACTTGGCTGACGAAGGCACATTTGAAGAGTTTTTGGCGAATATGGTTACAGCAGACCCGCTGAATTTCACATTCCGCGGCACAACATACAAGGAACGCGCAAAGGCATCCGAGAAAGTCGCTGCCGGCAAAGAAGCAATGCTGGTCGGCAAAGCCTTTATTAAAGGCCGTCCAATTATGATGGCCGTTATGGATTTTAACTATCTTGGCGGCTCGATGGGTGCGGTTGTCGGCGAAAAGCTCTGCTCTGCCATTGAAAAAGCGATAGAAGACAAATTGCCTCTTTTAGTCGTAAGCGCGACCGGCGGCGCAAGAATGCACGAAGGCGTCGTTTCTCTCGCCCAGATGGCCAAAACCAGTGCCGCTCTGGCAAAATTAGACGACAACGGCGGCCTGTTCATTTCCCTGCTCACAGACCCCACAACTGGCGGCGTGACAGCAAGTTATGCGATGTTAGGCGATATTATCATAGCCGAACCCGGTGCTTTAATCGGTTTTGCGGGTCCAAGAACGATTTACGAAACGATAAAGGTTGAACTGCCGGAAGGTTTTCAGAGAGCCGAGTTTTTGCTCGAACATGGCTTTGTCGATATGATTGTACACCGTAAAGACCTGCGAAATGAAATCGCCCGTCTGATTGATTATTGCTGTAAGAAGTAA